In one Brevibacillus composti genomic region, the following are encoded:
- a CDS encoding lytic transglycosylase domain-containing protein — MKMTLSFQPNLSPAARAKGYEGAMAASAETGATPFADVLQAELASGQRVIRAEQIMAELDGSPDWNFERLIGTYPSKSDGQTSAAPQGIMEKIGKVARSYGVDEALVREVVRAESNFNPHAVSRAGAKGLMQLMDATAKSLKVRDVYNPDENLAGGTKYLRELLDRYDGNVKVALAAYNAGPGRISRLGIDTDDELEERFSQLPVETQRYVDKIMKRLDQDRTS, encoded by the coding sequence ATGAAGATGACGCTGTCTTTCCAACCAAATTTGTCGCCAGCCGCCAGGGCAAAGGGATATGAAGGCGCGATGGCTGCGTCCGCTGAGACGGGAGCAACCCCTTTTGCGGACGTATTGCAAGCGGAGCTAGCCAGCGGGCAAAGAGTGATCCGCGCCGAACAGATCATGGCTGAACTGGACGGTTCCCCGGATTGGAACTTCGAACGCCTCATCGGTACATACCCATCCAAGTCCGATGGCCAAACATCGGCTGCCCCGCAAGGAATCATGGAGAAAATTGGCAAAGTTGCCCGTTCATACGGCGTCGACGAGGCGCTCGTGCGTGAAGTGGTCCGCGCTGAATCCAACTTTAATCCGCATGCCGTATCGCGAGCGGGAGCCAAGGGCTTGATGCAGCTGATGGATGCGACAGCGAAATCGCTCAAGGTACGGGATGTCTACAATCCGGATGAGAATCTGGCCGGCGGCACCAAGTACCTCCGCGAACTGCTCGACCGCTATGACGGCAATGTCAAGGTGGCGCTCGCCGCCTACAACGCAGGACCTGGCCGCATCAGCAGGCTCGGTATCGACACAGATGACGAGCTGGAGGAAAGATTCAGTCAGCTTCCTGTGGAAACGCAAAGATATGTGGACAAGATCATGAAACGCTTGGATCAGGATCGGACATCCTAA
- the aroB gene encoding 3-dehydroquinate synthase, with amino-acid sequence MIRNVLRVELGERSYPIIIGEGLLQQAATLLQEGGIAPAARLFVITDEHVALRYLPPLEDNLKSAGYSVHAYVIPAGEQSKSLSMYEKVMTAAIEAGLDRKSVILALGGGVVGDLAGFVAATYMRGIRFVQLPTTLLAHDSSVGGKVAINHPLGKNLIGAFHQPQMVLYDTAAIATLPERERAAGFAEVLKHGLIADEGFVAWLEQHASELWDLDSELLGKAIFRGCEVKANIVSADETEQGQRALLNLGHTFGHAFEALSEYSRLNHGEAISVGMCLAAKVAERMQLASAGVYARTRELLRRYHLPTAWPHWLDPEDVLEVMKRDKKAVGGKLALVLPRAIGRVELISDVDEALILTVMKEEAGA; translated from the coding sequence ATGATCCGCAATGTACTGCGGGTCGAGCTGGGCGAGCGCTCGTATCCGATCATCATCGGGGAAGGTCTTCTGCAGCAGGCGGCCACTCTGCTGCAGGAGGGGGGGATCGCCCCGGCGGCTCGCTTGTTTGTGATCACAGATGAACATGTCGCGCTGCGCTACCTGCCGCCGCTGGAAGACAATCTGAAGTCTGCCGGTTATTCGGTGCATGCTTATGTAATTCCGGCGGGGGAACAGTCGAAGAGCCTGTCGATGTATGAAAAGGTGATGACGGCCGCGATCGAAGCAGGGCTTGATCGGAAATCCGTGATCCTCGCCCTCGGCGGCGGCGTCGTCGGAGATTTGGCCGGCTTCGTGGCGGCGACCTATATGCGGGGAATCCGTTTTGTGCAGCTGCCGACCACCCTGCTTGCTCACGACAGCTCTGTGGGCGGCAAGGTGGCGATTAACCATCCCTTGGGCAAAAACCTGATCGGCGCCTTTCATCAGCCGCAAATGGTTCTCTACGATACAGCCGCCATCGCCACGCTGCCGGAAAGAGAGAGGGCAGCCGGCTTCGCTGAGGTGCTGAAACACGGCTTGATCGCCGATGAAGGCTTTGTCGCGTGGCTGGAGCAGCATGCCAGCGAGCTGTGGGATCTCGATTCAGAATTGCTCGGCAAAGCGATATTCCGCGGCTGTGAGGTCAAAGCCAATATCGTCTCGGCTGACGAAACCGAGCAGGGGCAGCGCGCCTTGCTAAATCTGGGACATACCTTTGGGCATGCCTTTGAAGCGCTCTCGGAATACAGCAGGCTGAACCACGGAGAAGCCATTTCCGTCGGCATGTGTCTGGCAGCCAAAGTGGCGGAGCGGATGCAGCTGGCTTCGGCTGGCGTATATGCGCGTACTCGGGAGCTGCTGCGCCGTTATCATTTGCCGACAGCATGGCCGCATTGGCTGGACCCAGAGGACGTGCTGGAAGTGATGAAGCGCGACAAAAAGGCGGTCGGCGGCAAGCTGGCGCTGGTGCTGCCCCGTGCGATCGGGCGGGTCGAGCTGATCTCCGATGTGGACGAAGCGCTGATTTTAACAGTCATGAAAGAAGAAGCGGGGGCATAG
- a CDS encoding CheR family methyltransferase, giving the protein MDDRDFLQFIANVKKLTGIDLALYKEAQMKRRLTSLRVKRGYSSFVQYFEAISKDKELFYEFLDRMTINVSEFFRNPGRWEVLENKILPRLARQSPRLKCWSAACSTGEEPYTLTLLLLKHRWEASLLATDIDEGAIAKAKQGVYTDRALQDCPKDLLNKYFQKDSLSYRVADEVKNRVTFRKHNLLADPFESGFDLIICRNVMIYFTEEAKHELYQKFSRALRPGGVLFVGSTEQIFQPQQYQFETEDTFFYRKLG; this is encoded by the coding sequence ATGGATGACAGGGATTTTCTCCAATTCATCGCAAATGTAAAAAAATTAACCGGTATTGATCTCGCACTATACAAAGAAGCACAGATGAAACGTCGGCTTACTTCGCTCCGCGTGAAGCGGGGATACTCCAGCTTTGTGCAGTATTTTGAGGCCATTTCCAAAGACAAAGAGCTCTTCTACGAATTTCTCGACAGGATGACCATCAATGTATCGGAATTTTTTCGCAATCCGGGCCGTTGGGAGGTCTTGGAGAATAAAATTTTGCCGAGGCTGGCGCGCCAGTCGCCCAGGCTGAAATGCTGGAGCGCGGCATGCTCGACGGGAGAGGAGCCGTACACCTTGACGCTTCTTTTGTTGAAGCATCGCTGGGAAGCCTCCCTTTTGGCGACAGACATCGACGAAGGCGCCATCGCTAAGGCGAAGCAGGGCGTATATACGGACCGGGCCTTGCAGGATTGCCCCAAAGATCTCTTGAACAAGTATTTTCAAAAGGACAGCCTGAGCTACAGGGTGGCGGACGAGGTGAAAAACCGCGTCACGTTCCGCAAGCACAATCTTCTGGCCGACCCCTTTGAGAGCGGATTCGATCTGATCATCTGCCGCAATGTGATGATCTACTTTACCGAGGAAGCCAAGCATGAGCTGTATCAAAAATTCAGCCGCGCGCTTCGTCCGGGCGGCGTTCTCTTTGTAGGCAGCACCGAACAGATTTTTCAGCCTCAACAATACCAGTTTGAGACAGAGGATACATTCTTTTACCGAAAATTAGGGTAA
- the ndk gene encoding nucleoside-diphosphate kinase has product MEKTFLMVKPDGVQRNLIGEIVSRFEKKGFQLVGAKLMNVSRELAEQHYAEHKERPFFGELVDFITSGPVFAMVWQGNNVISTARSMMGKTNPADAASGTIRGDFATSVGMNIIHGSDSPESAEREIGLWFGEGEVLSYEKTIQRWI; this is encoded by the coding sequence ATGGAAAAAACGTTTCTGATGGTAAAACCGGATGGCGTACAGCGCAATCTGATCGGTGAAATCGTTTCCCGCTTTGAGAAAAAAGGCTTTCAGCTCGTAGGAGCGAAGCTGATGAACGTAAGCCGTGAACTGGCTGAGCAGCATTACGCAGAACATAAAGAGCGCCCGTTCTTCGGCGAACTGGTCGACTTCATTACTTCCGGCCCTGTATTTGCGATGGTATGGCAAGGCAACAACGTCATCTCTACCGCTCGTTCCATGATGGGCAAAACCAACCCGGCTGACGCTGCATCCGGCACGATCCGCGGCGATTTCGCTACTTCCGTAGGCATGAATATCATCCACGGTTCCGATTCCCCGGAAAGCGCGGAGCGTGAAATCGGTCTGTGGTTTGGCGAGGGAGAAGTTCTCTCCTACGAAAAAACCATCCAACGCTGGATTTAA
- the mtrB gene encoding trp RNA-binding attenuation protein MtrB — protein MAQSPNTHQDYFVVRAKENGVHVIGLTRGSDTRFHHTEKLDKGEVMIAQFTEHTSAIKVRGKAVIYTHHGIIDTSDEKQA, from the coding sequence GTGGCACAATCACCCAATACACATCAGGATTACTTTGTTGTGAGAGCAAAAGAAAACGGCGTGCATGTCATCGGGCTGACCAGAGGGTCTGACACGCGTTTTCACCACACGGAAAAGCTGGACAAAGGCGAAGTGATGATCGCCCAGTTTACCGAGCATACCTCCGCGATCAAAGTCAGAGGAAAAGCTGTGATCTACACCCATCACGGGATTATTGACACGTCGGATGAAAAGCAGGCATAG
- a CDS encoding UbiX family flavin prenyltransferase, whose protein sequence is MTAQAWAVGITGASGAIYGVRVVQELLKCGHTVHLMITEAGWQVFRDELDWETEDREELLKEKLQQDFPGELRYWGLRDFNCPAASGSYRCQGMIVVPCSMGTLSGIAHGASGNLLERVADVMLKEGRRLVLVPRETPLNAIQLENMLRLSQLGVKILPAMPGFYQKPQTMDDLVNFVVGKALDAMDVPHALFRRWGE, encoded by the coding sequence ATGACGGCCCAAGCATGGGCTGTCGGCATTACCGGGGCGAGCGGCGCGATTTACGGCGTCCGGGTGGTACAGGAATTGTTGAAGTGCGGGCATACGGTTCATTTGATGATCACAGAGGCGGGCTGGCAAGTCTTTCGGGATGAGCTGGACTGGGAGACGGAGGATCGCGAAGAGCTTCTGAAAGAAAAGCTCCAGCAGGATTTTCCCGGCGAACTGCGCTACTGGGGGCTGCGCGATTTCAACTGCCCGGCCGCCAGCGGCTCCTACCGCTGCCAGGGGATGATCGTCGTTCCCTGCTCGATGGGCACCCTCTCCGGCATTGCACACGGCGCTTCGGGCAATCTGCTGGAACGCGTCGCCGATGTCATGCTGAAAGAGGGGCGCCGCCTGGTGCTGGTTCCCAGAGAGACGCCATTAAACGCCATTCAATTGGAAAACATGCTTCGCTTGAGTCAACTCGGGGTCAAAATCCTGCCGGCCATGCCGGGGTTTTACCAGAAACCGCAGACGATGGACGACCTCGTGAATTTCGTCGTGGGCAAAGCGCTTGATGCCATGGATGTTCCGCACGCTTTGTTCCGGCGCTGGGGGGAATAA
- a CDS encoding menaquinone biosynthetic enzyme MqnA/MqnD family protein, with amino-acid sequence MQKSLRIGQILYTNTLPVYFHFDQSRFEDRIAFLRQVPAQLNEAMARGDIDVGPISSFSYAEHASEYLALADLSVSAKGRVGSIFLFSKKPIEELDGARIALTNTSATSVNLLKIILHKFYGHQVSYVTQAPVLSEMMQESDGALLIGDDAIMAIRQRVPYMIYDLGELWHRFTGYSMTFALWAVRKAVLAEHAELLGEVHASFLASKKMYQRNPEPLIDYVHMHYGGEKADWRQYFRGLQHSFDDEQRAGLEYFYRCAAEQGLLPRPVSVEVWENPDSKNYVERK; translated from the coding sequence ATGCAAAAATCCTTGCGCATCGGACAAATCCTGTACACCAACACGCTCCCGGTTTACTTTCATTTTGATCAATCCCGCTTTGAGGACCGGATCGCCTTTCTCCGCCAGGTGCCCGCCCAGTTGAATGAGGCCATGGCCCGCGGCGACATTGACGTCGGACCGATCTCCTCATTTAGCTATGCGGAGCATGCCTCGGAATACCTGGCGCTCGCCGATCTGTCCGTGAGCGCCAAAGGCCGGGTAGGATCCATTTTTCTTTTCAGCAAAAAGCCGATCGAGGAGCTGGACGGGGCGCGCATCGCGTTGACCAATACATCGGCCACATCGGTCAATTTGCTCAAGATCATCCTGCATAAGTTTTACGGCCATCAGGTGTCCTACGTTACACAGGCTCCGGTGCTGTCCGAGATGATGCAGGAATCCGACGGCGCTCTGCTGATCGGCGATGACGCCATCATGGCCATTCGCCAGCGCGTGCCGTATATGATCTATGACCTCGGGGAACTGTGGCATCGTTTTACCGGGTATTCGATGACCTTTGCGCTGTGGGCCGTGAGAAAAGCGGTGCTGGCGGAACATGCGGAGCTTTTGGGCGAGGTGCACGCCTCTTTTTTGGCGAGCAAGAAAATGTACCAGCGCAATCCGGAGCCGCTGATCGATTATGTGCATATGCACTACGGCGGGGAGAAGGCGGATTGGCGCCAGTATTTCCGGGGACTGCAGCATTCCTTTGACGATGAACAGAGGGCCGGCCTGGAGTATTTCTATCGCTGTGCGGCGGAGCAGGGACTGCTGCCCCGGCCCGTAAGCGTAGAAGTGTGGGAGAATCCGGACAGCAAAAACTACGTTGAACGAAAATAG
- a CDS encoding UbiA-like polyprenyltransferase, with translation MSLRKLKIILEMIKFEHSIFALPFAFMGAVLGKIVVENTWPTWTEIFWVTVAMVGARSAAMSLNRLIDRFIDAKNPRTATRAIPAGLISIVEVIVFIVISFAVLFFAAFQLNSLAVKLLPLAVFVLILYSYTKRFTWLCHFVLGVAIGFGPLGGWVATTGQVDGTGLLLFISVLFWTAGFDIMYACQDAEFDRKEGLYSMPSRFGIEKALLIARACHVITFFGLLSLYMIADLSLWFLGGVLISGAILLYEHMLVKPTDLSKLDVAFFNMNGILSMVMFTFTMLDLVIS, from the coding sequence GTGAGTCTTCGTAAATTAAAAATCATCTTGGAAATGATTAAATTCGAGCATTCCATTTTTGCGCTCCCGTTTGCTTTCATGGGAGCTGTTTTGGGTAAAATTGTAGTAGAGAATACGTGGCCGACCTGGACGGAAATCTTTTGGGTGACAGTCGCGATGGTAGGGGCGCGCAGTGCGGCGATGTCCCTGAACCGTTTGATCGACCGCTTTATTGATGCGAAAAATCCGCGGACCGCAACGAGAGCCATCCCTGCGGGTCTCATCTCGATAGTAGAAGTGATCGTCTTTATCGTCATTTCTTTTGCCGTTCTCTTCTTTGCGGCATTCCAGCTCAATTCGCTGGCCGTGAAACTGCTCCCTTTGGCCGTGTTTGTTCTGATTCTGTACTCTTATACGAAGCGTTTTACCTGGCTCTGCCACTTTGTCCTCGGTGTGGCGATTGGCTTCGGGCCGCTCGGCGGCTGGGTCGCGACGACCGGGCAGGTGGACGGAACGGGTCTCTTGCTGTTTATCAGCGTGCTGTTCTGGACAGCCGGCTTTGATATTATGTACGCCTGCCAGGATGCTGAGTTTGACCGAAAAGAAGGGCTGTACTCCATGCCGAGCCGCTTTGGCATCGAAAAGGCGCTGCTGATTGCACGTGCTTGCCATGTCATCACTTTCTTCGGTCTCTTGTCTCTCTATATGATCGCCGATCTTTCCCTGTGGTTTTTGGGCGGCGTGCTGATTTCCGGTGCGATCCTGTTGTACGAGCATATGCTGGTCAAGCCGACGGACCTGTCGAAGCTCGATGTCGCATTTTTCAACATGAACGGAATCTTGAGCATGGTCATGTTTACCTTTACCATGCTGGATCTGGTGATCTCATGA
- the aroC gene encoding chorismate synthase: MRYLTAGESHGPQLTAIIEGVPSNLPFSVDKINEQLARRQKGHGRGRRMQIEKDEVKVLSGVRHGYTTGAPITLVVENKDWTHWQGIMSVEPVEGAEEKRRVSRPRPGHADLNGAIKYHQRDMRNILERSSARETTIRVAVGAVARQLLEAFGIRVGGQVLQIGNVVAKRIELPLEELIARTEESPVRCLDEEAAPKMMALIDQAKEEGDSLGGIVEVIVEGVPIGLGSHVQWDRKLDGRLAQAVMSIQAFKGVEIGIGFEAAGRPGSQVHDEILWSEEKGYSRKTNRAGGLEGGMTTGMPIVVRGVMKPIPTLYKPLMSVDIDTREAFSASIERSDSCAVPAASVVAEAVVAWEIANAMCEKFPSDSLDDMLENVKQYRAYTEKF, encoded by the coding sequence ATGCGTTATTTAACAGCAGGGGAATCACACGGTCCGCAATTGACCGCGATCATTGAGGGTGTTCCCAGCAACCTGCCGTTTTCTGTCGATAAAATCAACGAACAGTTGGCCAGACGGCAAAAAGGCCATGGCCGCGGCAGAAGAATGCAGATTGAAAAAGATGAGGTCAAGGTACTCTCCGGCGTCCGTCACGGGTATACGACGGGGGCGCCGATCACACTGGTGGTAGAGAATAAAGACTGGACACATTGGCAGGGGATAATGAGTGTGGAGCCAGTCGAAGGCGCAGAAGAGAAACGCCGGGTCTCCCGTCCGCGTCCGGGCCATGCGGATCTGAATGGCGCGATCAAATACCATCAGCGCGATATGCGAAATATTCTGGAACGTTCCAGCGCCCGCGAGACGACGATTCGCGTGGCTGTCGGGGCTGTGGCCAGACAATTGCTGGAGGCATTCGGCATTCGCGTCGGCGGACAAGTCTTGCAAATCGGAAACGTCGTGGCCAAACGCATCGAGCTTCCTTTGGAGGAATTGATCGCCCGCACGGAGGAATCGCCGGTGCGCTGCCTCGATGAGGAAGCGGCGCCGAAGATGATGGCCCTGATCGATCAGGCCAAGGAAGAGGGAGATTCCCTCGGCGGCATCGTGGAAGTGATTGTCGAAGGCGTGCCGATCGGACTGGGCAGCCATGTCCAGTGGGATCGCAAGCTGGATGGACGCTTGGCACAGGCGGTCATGAGCATCCAGGCCTTCAAAGGCGTCGAGATCGGCATCGGTTTTGAAGCGGCCGGCCGGCCGGGCTCGCAGGTCCACGACGAGATCCTGTGGAGCGAGGAAAAGGGATACAGCCGCAAAACCAATCGCGCAGGCGGATTGGAAGGCGGTATGACGACGGGCATGCCGATCGTGGTTCGCGGCGTCATGAAACCGATCCCGACTTTGTACAAACCGCTGATGAGTGTCGATATCGATACGCGCGAAGCGTTTTCGGCGAGCATCGAGAGATCGGACAGCTGTGCCGTTCCCGCTGCGAGCGTCGTGGCCGAAGCCGTGGTCGCTTGGGAAATTGCCAATGCGATGTGCGAAAAGTTCCCATCCGACTCGCTTGACGATATGCTCGAAAACGTTAAGCAATATCGCGCGTATACGGAGAAATTTTAA
- the aroH gene encoding chorismate mutase has translation MGVRGIRGAITVEQDTREEVVSATKQLLEEMVQRNGVEPDDIASILITTTEDVKSTFPAQAARLLDGWQYVPLMCAREIPVPGSLPSCIRVMMLVNTDKTAAEIHHVFLREAVKLRPDLVNRD, from the coding sequence ATGGGAGTGCGAGGAATACGAGGAGCCATTACTGTTGAGCAGGACACGAGAGAAGAGGTCGTCTCCGCGACGAAGCAGCTCTTGGAAGAAATGGTCCAGAGAAACGGCGTCGAACCGGATGACATCGCCAGTATTTTGATTACCACCACAGAAGATGTCAAATCGACGTTTCCGGCTCAGGCTGCAAGACTATTGGACGGCTGGCAGTATGTCCCGCTGATGTGCGCGAGAGAGATACCGGTCCCGGGAAGCCTGCCTTCCTGTATCCGGGTGATGATGCTGGTCAATACCGACAAGACAGCGGCGGAGATCCACCATGTCTTTTTGCGGGAAGCAGTCAAATTGCGTCCGGACTTAGTAAATCGTGATTGA
- a CDS encoding heptaprenyl diphosphate synthase component 1, with translation MSKEQNTFIDEIRAIIDQIYQRISISYVEQYVDIPAMAENRLALLYLFLRNQGMDKDRARTFSVTTGLMQLGLDMHETVKNTYGDSLVEERNRQLTVLAGDYYSSRYYQLLARSGEIEAIRVLADAIQRVNEAKMKLYLREKEGRLSSEEYLQLRTIIDTGLYVAVIDKHAGTEEARRFWRSLLEETAAVEYMISEWEQLKWQEQAPIGFSRFLLQKPGATISQVLSVIDSKATELLDMCEQLLRTLHQTEAQDVLTWITSRYSHRVNRLRRVVEEM, from the coding sequence ATGAGCAAAGAGCAGAACACATTCATAGATGAGATCCGTGCCATTATCGACCAGATCTACCAGCGAATCTCCATTTCCTATGTAGAGCAGTATGTGGACATACCGGCGATGGCAGAGAATCGTCTCGCCTTGCTGTATCTCTTTTTGCGAAATCAAGGGATGGACAAGGATCGGGCACGGACGTTCTCAGTTACAACCGGCCTCATGCAACTTGGATTGGACATGCATGAAACCGTAAAAAACACATACGGGGACTCTTTGGTAGAGGAGCGCAACCGACAGTTAACGGTGTTGGCCGGGGATTATTACAGCAGCCGTTACTATCAACTGCTCGCTCGATCGGGAGAAATCGAGGCCATCCGCGTCCTGGCGGATGCCATTCAGCGTGTAAACGAAGCGAAAATGAAGCTGTACCTGAGAGAAAAAGAAGGCAGGCTTTCTTCCGAAGAGTATCTGCAACTGCGCACGATCATTGACACCGGCCTGTATGTGGCAGTGATCGACAAGCATGCCGGGACGGAAGAGGCTCGCCGCTTCTGGCGCTCTCTCCTGGAAGAGACCGCGGCGGTCGAGTACATGATCAGCGAGTGGGAACAGTTAAAGTGGCAAGAGCAGGCGCCCATCGGTTTCTCCCGCTTCTTGCTGCAAAAACCGGGCGCGACGATCAGTCAAGTGCTAAGTGTAATCGATTCCAAAGCGACAGAGCTGCTCGACATGTGCGAGCAATTATTGCGCACCCTTCATCAGACAGAGGCCCAGGATGTCCTGACATGGATCACCTCCCGCTATTCGCACCGTGTCAATCGTCTGAGACGGGTCGTAGAGGAGATGTGA
- the folE gene encoding GTP cyclohydrolase I FolE — translation MSVDLEKIQTAVRMILEAIGENPDREGLLDTPKRVAKMYAEVFEGLQIDEEKYFETVFSEDHEEVVLVKDIPFYSLCEHHLVPFFGKAHVAYIPRGGRVVGLSKLARAVETVARRPQLQERITATVADAIVRKLDPHGVVVVVEAEHMCMTMRGVKKPGSKTVTSAVRGIFANDPAARAEVFSLIK, via the coding sequence ATGAGCGTCGATTTGGAAAAGATTCAGACAGCCGTTCGGATGATTCTCGAAGCGATCGGGGAGAATCCGGATCGGGAAGGACTGCTGGATACACCGAAGCGTGTAGCGAAAATGTACGCGGAAGTTTTTGAAGGGCTGCAGATAGACGAGGAGAAGTATTTTGAGACCGTGTTTAGCGAGGACCATGAAGAAGTGGTGCTGGTAAAGGATATCCCCTTCTACTCCCTCTGTGAACACCACCTCGTACCCTTCTTCGGCAAGGCGCATGTGGCCTATATCCCGCGCGGAGGCCGGGTCGTCGGTCTGAGCAAGCTGGCTCGGGCGGTGGAAACCGTAGCCCGCAGACCGCAGCTGCAAGAGCGGATTACGGCGACTGTGGCAGATGCGATCGTCCGCAAGCTGGATCCCCATGGAGTCGTCGTTGTCGTCGAAGCCGAGCATATGTGCATGACGATGCGCGGCGTGAAAAAGCCAGGCTCCAAAACAGTGACGTCAGCAGTGCGCGGCATTTTTGCCAATGACCCGGCTGCCCGTGCCGAGGTTTTTAGCCTGATTAAATAG
- a CDS encoding polyprenyl synthetase family protein: MNLVDIYFEMKKDVEYIENQLELSIDTSVTELYQSSTHLLKAGGKRIRPVFVLLGGKWGDYDVSRLKYVAVPLELIHMATLVHDDVVDNADKRRGRDTVKTKWDNKVAMYTGDYILARALSIVTELKIPRLHQILSGAIVEMVKGEIEQVRALHSWDQNFRMYLRRIKRKTALLIAISCQMGAIASGATEELVRKMYWYGYNVGMAFQITDDILDFTGTEKQLGKPAGSDLRQGNVTLPALYTARHGKSSEQFQKWIREDTFWNHVDEAIQLVRKDEGIAFSQRLAERYIARARQIISDLPDNSTKKSLVGVADFIIDRKF; this comes from the coding sequence ATGAACCTGGTCGATATCTATTTTGAAATGAAAAAAGATGTGGAGTACATCGAGAACCAACTCGAACTCTCCATTGACACGAGCGTCACGGAACTGTACCAGTCCTCCACACATCTGTTGAAGGCGGGCGGGAAGCGGATCCGTCCCGTCTTCGTGCTGCTTGGCGGCAAGTGGGGAGATTATGATGTTTCCCGTCTGAAGTACGTGGCGGTACCGCTCGAGCTGATCCACATGGCGACGCTCGTCCATGATGATGTCGTAGACAATGCGGACAAGCGGCGCGGCAGAGACACCGTGAAAACGAAGTGGGACAACAAGGTGGCGATGTACACGGGCGACTACATCCTGGCCCGTGCGCTCTCGATCGTGACCGAATTGAAGATTCCCCGGCTTCATCAGATCTTGTCGGGTGCCATCGTGGAGATGGTAAAAGGCGAGATCGAGCAAGTCCGGGCGCTGCACAGCTGGGATCAGAATTTCCGGATGTACCTGCGCCGCATCAAACGGAAGACGGCTCTCCTGATTGCGATCAGCTGCCAGATGGGGGCGATTGCGAGCGGGGCGACGGAAGAGCTGGTCCGCAAAATGTACTGGTACGGGTACAACGTCGGCATGGCTTTCCAGATTACCGACGACATCCTCGATTTCACCGGTACGGAGAAGCAGCTGGGCAAACCGGCTGGCAGCGATTTGCGGCAAGGCAACGTGACGCTCCCGGCTTTATACACGGCTCGCCACGGGAAGTCCAGCGAACAGTTTCAGAAATGGATTCGCGAAGACACCTTCTGGAACCATGTAGACGAGGCGATCCAGCTGGTTCGAAAAGACGAGGGGATTGCGTTTTCTCAGCGGCTGGCCGAGCGCTATATCGCGCGGGCGCGGCAGATCATCTCCGACCTCCCGGACAACTCGACGAAGAAATCGCTGGTGGGTGTGGCTGATTTTATCATTGACCGCAAATTTTAA
- a CDS encoding demethylmenaquinone methyltransferase, producing MDETQMKEKAKYVHSVFESIADEYDKMNNIISFGSHIAWRNYTMKRMNIKPGQTAIDVACGTCDWTITLAEAVGKEGQVVGLDFSQNMLDVGAYKVANKGVGGVVKLVNGDAMKLPYEDNTFDFATIGFALRNVPDVQTVLSEMARVVKPGGKVVSLEVSKPPFYPYRQLFYLYFYKILPLIAKWTVNKYEEYAWLPQSLTNFPDSRELAGMFQKAGLDPVEVKLFMGGVAALHIGTKP from the coding sequence GTGGACGAAACACAAATGAAAGAGAAGGCGAAATACGTTCACAGCGTGTTTGAGAGCATTGCCGACGAGTACGACAAGATGAACAACATCATCAGCTTTGGCAGCCATATCGCATGGCGCAACTACACGATGAAGCGGATGAACATCAAGCCGGGGCAGACGGCGATTGACGTCGCCTGCGGAACCTGCGACTGGACGATTACGCTCGCCGAGGCCGTCGGCAAAGAGGGGCAGGTCGTCGGTCTTGATTTCAGCCAGAATATGCTGGATGTGGGCGCCTACAAAGTGGCGAACAAAGGCGTCGGCGGCGTCGTAAAGCTGGTGAATGGCGATGCGATGAAACTGCCGTATGAGGACAATACCTTTGACTTCGCTACCATCGGATTTGCCCTCCGCAATGTGCCGGATGTGCAAACAGTCTTGAGCGAAATGGCCCGCGTAGTCAAACCGGGCGGCAAAGTCGTTTCCCTGGAGGTGTCCAAGCCTCCTTTTTATCCGTATCGCCAGTTATTCTATTTGTACTTTTACAAAATCCTGCCCCTGATCGCCAAATGGACGGTCAACAAGTACGAGGAGTACGCCTGGCTGCCACAGTCGCTCACCAATTTCCCCGACAGCCGCGAGCTCGCCGGCATGTTCCAAAAGGCAGGCTTGGACCCGGTAGAGGTAAAGCTGTTCATGGGCGGAGTAGCGGCACTGCACATAGGGACTAAGCCCTGA